A stretch of the Saprospiraceae bacterium genome encodes the following:
- a CDS encoding tetratricopeptide repeat protein: MSQANPSILHRILYEGKWHLIALFILTFVLYANTLGHEFALDDGIVIKENKHVKKGISGIPDLFSKHSFHGFFKKSGKEKVVAGGRYRPMTLVFFACIYEIFGEDPAIFHFFSILVYAFLGIVIYQVLKKLFQKILPDVSTPFAFFSAALFIAHPVHTECIANIKGMDETASLLFSLLGLWAALEFIDRKKYIFLLLTGLAFFTALLSKENAIAYLAIIPIACYLLYTKNWKSLLAVSLCLFSVTLVFLFIRGSILGFNPFGSVSKELMNNPYLSYKNGENVPMILADKIGLISYSLFEYIRLLIFPHPLTHDYYPKQIPVLGPYSIQSILAYIIYGGLIILALLKFRKSPITSLAIVSYIIPLILVSNIFFPIGTNLGERFIFMSSLGFCMYVSYLMIYFFRNNLSKAFYLLAPILILYSIKTIIRNPVWHDNATLFKSDIKISTQSAKLHNGLAGVYLERVRDSKDSLEVKNALIEAKKEAERAIEINPLYMEAHLQLGNSYYYSKNFEKAIEEYNFILQHTPEDEDAFKNLQYSLRERGRQIGMQTGDVKKAKDLIKKSLGMNPNDLEALMLMGIAEGSEGNTENALYYFNQVLQKDPKNAQAYFNLGIAYRNVDQLIKSDSMFNKAVQLDSSIYIKNGQFKK, encoded by the coding sequence ATGTCTCAGGCAAATCCATCGATTCTACATCGTATTTTATATGAAGGAAAATGGCATTTGATTGCATTATTTATTTTAACTTTCGTTTTGTATGCCAATACCCTCGGACATGAATTTGCTTTAGATGATGGCATTGTAATCAAAGAAAACAAACATGTAAAAAAAGGAATTTCAGGAATCCCCGATTTGTTTTCAAAACATTCATTTCATGGTTTTTTTAAAAAAAGTGGCAAAGAAAAAGTGGTTGCCGGAGGCCGCTACAGACCGATGACGCTTGTTTTTTTTGCATGCATCTATGAAATCTTTGGTGAAGATCCTGCGATTTTTCATTTCTTTTCTATTCTTGTTTATGCCTTTTTGGGTATTGTAATTTATCAAGTTTTAAAAAAACTGTTTCAAAAAATACTCCCTGACGTCTCGACGCCATTTGCATTCTTTTCAGCAGCACTTTTTATTGCACATCCGGTACACACTGAATGTATTGCAAATATTAAAGGGATGGATGAAACAGCCAGTTTATTATTTTCATTACTAGGATTGTGGGCTGCGCTCGAATTTATTGATCGAAAAAAATATATATTTTTATTACTGACTGGTCTCGCTTTCTTTACTGCCTTGCTTTCAAAAGAAAATGCCATTGCTTATTTGGCAATAATCCCAATTGCATGTTATCTCTTGTATACAAAAAACTGGAAAAGTTTGCTTGCAGTTAGTCTATGCCTATTCAGTGTGACTTTGGTTTTTTTATTTATTAGAGGAAGTATTCTGGGCTTCAATCCATTTGGAAGTGTCTCGAAAGAGTTAATGAACAATCCTTATCTAAGCTATAAAAATGGAGAAAACGTGCCAATGATCTTAGCAGATAAAATTGGATTGATAAGTTATAGTTTATTTGAATATATCAGATTATTGATATTCCCTCATCCATTGACACACGACTATTATCCAAAGCAAATTCCGGTACTTGGACCTTATTCAATCCAATCTATATTAGCATATATTATATACGGCGGTTTAATAATTTTAGCTTTATTAAAATTTCGCAAGTCACCGATTACAAGTTTGGCGATTGTCAGTTATATAATCCCACTCATTTTAGTCAGCAATATCTTTTTTCCAATAGGAACCAATTTAGGAGAGCGTTTTATTTTTATGTCCTCCTTGGGATTTTGCATGTATGTTTCTTATCTAATGATTTATTTTTTCAGGAATAATCTGTCTAAAGCATTTTATTTATTAGCACCTATACTTATATTGTATTCAATTAAAACCATTATTCGCAATCCGGTTTGGCATGACAATGCCACTTTGTTTAAAAGTGACATTAAAATTTCAACTCAGAGCGCCAAACTACACAATGGACTTGCAGGAGTTTACCTGGAACGGGTGCGTGATTCTAAAGACTCACTAGAAGTAAAAAACGCTTTAATTGAAGCTAAAAAAGAAGCAGAAAGAGCGATCGAAATAAATCCACTTTATATGGAGGCACACCTTCAATTGGGCAATAGTTATTACTACAGCAAAAATTTTGAAAAGGCCATAGAGGAATATAATTTCATCTTACAACATACCCCGGAAGATGAAGATGCATTTAAAAATCTACAATATTCACTCCGCGAACGGGGTCGACAGATTGGAATGCAAACGGGTGATGTGAAGAAAGCAAAAGACCTAATAAAAAAATCGCTTGGAATGAATCCGAATGATTTGGAAGCTTTAATGTTAATGGGCATTGCAGAAGGCTCAGAAGGCAATACAGAAAATGCCTTATATTATTTTAACCAGGTACTACAGAAAGACCCAAAAAATGCGCAGGCTTATTTTAACTTAGGCATTGCTTACCGGAATGTAGATCAACTTATAAAATCTGATTCCATGTTTAATAAGGCGGTACAGTTAGATTCCAGCATTTACATTAAAAATGGCCAATTCAAAAAATGA
- a CDS encoding YebC/PmpR family DNA-binding transcriptional regulator yields MGRIFEVRKHKMFARYAKMSKQFARVSKEVFMAVKANGPNPDNNSRLRAALQNARSFNMPKDRVEAAIKKATSKDEKDLEMLTYEGYGPYGIAVLVETATDNPTRTVANIRSYFNKYGGSLGTMGSVDYLFEHKCNFRIKKAEGIDPEELELELIDAGCEELSVDGDEIIIYGPFDSFGSLQNYFETHNIEIIASGFDRIPTATKKLTPEQEEDLNKLLDKIEEDEDVQNVYSTVE; encoded by the coding sequence ATGGGTCGTATTTTTGAAGTTCGAAAACATAAGATGTTTGCTCGCTATGCTAAAATGAGTAAACAATTTGCCAGAGTCAGCAAGGAAGTATTTATGGCCGTAAAAGCAAATGGGCCTAATCCAGATAATAACTCCAGATTACGGGCTGCTTTGCAAAATGCGCGTTCCTTTAATATGCCCAAAGATCGGGTTGAAGCTGCAATTAAAAAAGCCACTTCTAAAGACGAAAAGGACCTGGAAATGTTGACTTATGAAGGCTATGGTCCCTATGGTATTGCTGTCCTGGTTGAAACCGCAACAGATAATCCAACCCGTACCGTTGCCAATATCCGCTCTTATTTCAATAAATACGGTGGAAGTCTAGGAACCATGGGCTCTGTTGATTATTTATTTGAACACAAGTGTAATTTTAGAATTAAAAAAGCCGAAGGGATCGATCCTGAAGAATTGGAACTCGAATTAATTGATGCAGGGTGTGAGGAATTGTCTGTAGATGGAGATGAAATTATAATTTATGGACCATTCGACAGTTTTGGCAGCCTTCAGAATTATTTTGAAACTCATAATATTGAAATAATTGCTTCTGGTTTTGACCGAATTCCAACAGCTACAAAAAAACTTACTCCTGAACAGGAAGAGGACTTAAATAAGTTGTTAGATAAAATAGAAGAAGATGAAGATGTTCAGAATGTTTACAGTACAGTAGAATAA
- a CDS encoding 3-hydroxyanthranilate 3,4-dioxygenase yields MAVRKPFNIQKWVEEHRSELKPPVGNRNLYQDAEDFIVMVVAGPNARKDYHYNETEEWYFQLEGDINVRIQEDGKAVDIPIKEGEIFLLPAKTPHSPMRPPGTIGLVIEAKRKQGEQDGLMWFCDNCNTKLHDTYFPLTNIEKDFIPRFKDYYNSEKMRTCPNCGQIMEADPRFVDPS; encoded by the coding sequence ATGGCGGTACGAAAGCCTTTTAATATACAAAAATGGGTTGAAGAACATCGGTCGGAGTTGAAACCCCCTGTAGGAAACCGAAATTTATATCAGGATGCTGAGGATTTTATAGTTATGGTGGTCGCAGGTCCTAATGCACGTAAAGATTATCATTACAATGAAACTGAAGAATGGTATTTTCAACTGGAAGGGGATATCAATGTTCGGATCCAAGAGGACGGGAAAGCGGTTGACATACCCATCAAGGAAGGAGAAATCTTTTTGTTACCTGCTAAAACACCCCATTCTCCGATGCGACCTCCTGGTACAATCGGTTTGGTGATTGAGGCCAAACGCAAACAAGGAGAGCAAGACGGGCTTATGTGGTTTTGTGATAATTGCAATACCAAATTGCACGATACCTATTTCCCTTTAACAAATATTGAAAAAGACTTTATACCAAGGTTTAAAGATTATTATAATTCTGAAAAAATGAGAACATGTCCAAATTGTGGACAGATCATGGAAGCAGATCCACGTTTTGTTGATCCATCATAA
- a CDS encoding UDP-2,3-diacylglucosamine diphosphatase: MSAVYFASDFHLGTPAKLDSVSREKLLVNWLDSCKSDMTALYLVGDVFDFWFDYKKVIPRGFIRILGKLAELKDSGISIYYFTGNHDLWMFDYLQKELAIPIYHEPIETEIQGKKLLIGHGDGLGPGDHGYKMIKKVFSNKAAQYLFRWIHPDVGIAMANFFSSKSRESQDAIQEFLGADKEWLIQYAETQLLTKYYDYFIFGHRHLPIDFKLKNGKSHYINLGDWLNFQSYAVMKEGDLKLQFYMNPHASIATH; encoded by the coding sequence TTGAGTGCTGTTTATTTTGCTTCTGATTTTCACTTGGGAACTCCGGCTAAACTGGATTCAGTAAGTCGTGAAAAACTTTTAGTGAACTGGCTGGATTCCTGTAAATCAGATATGACGGCATTGTATCTGGTTGGGGATGTATTTGATTTCTGGTTTGATTATAAAAAAGTGATTCCCCGAGGGTTTATTAGAATTTTAGGCAAGCTGGCAGAACTGAAAGATAGTGGAATTTCAATTTATTATTTTACGGGTAATCACGATTTGTGGATGTTTGATTATTTACAGAAAGAATTAGCTATTCCAATCTATCATGAACCCATTGAAACTGAGATTCAAGGTAAAAAATTGTTGATTGGTCATGGAGATGGATTGGGACCGGGAGACCATGGTTATAAAATGATAAAAAAAGTCTTTTCTAACAAAGCAGCTCAATATTTATTTCGATGGATTCATCCGGATGTAGGAATTGCAATGGCTAATTTTTTTAGTTCGAAAAGTCGTGAATCACAGGATGCCATTCAGGAATTTTTAGGTGCAGATAAAGAATGGTTGATTCAGTATGCTGAAACGCAATTGCTTACGAAGTATTATGACTATTTTATATTTGGTCATCGGCATTTGCCAATTGATTTTAAATTAAAAAATGGTAAAAGTCATTATATAAATCTGGGGGATTGGCTCAATTTTCAATCCTATGCAGTTATGAAAGAAGGGGATTTAAAATTACAATTTTATATGAATCCACATGCTTCGATTGCTACTCATTAA
- a CDS encoding Omp28-related outer membrane protein, with amino-acid sequence MHRILLVLISFIFYFEGAQAQAKRYIFLEHFTNSRCGICASQNPGFYSRLKAYKNEYHHMTVHPPIPYSQCLLYQANAADNSARSNFYGIQGTPTVVIHGLSSKTANGVTNAVLDAELNKTSPLEIKVVETGTQNRSVSVEVKTIGNRPAGTYKLVVVALEKELNYASPNGEKIHYNVFRDFVSSVNGDDINLAATGSSVTKNFTISIQPSWVENQIYMLAWIQDVNTKEVLNSGTKFDGLTATHEISADQFSIYPNPVKDQLNIQFKQSLSTDSKLIINNLFGKEIYASQLKNGQNQVHLSVSDWNRGIYFVKIQTGKKLVTKKWIKD; translated from the coding sequence ATGCACCGTATTTTACTCGTTTTGATCTCTTTTATCTTTTATTTTGAAGGCGCTCAGGCACAGGCCAAACGCTATATTTTTCTGGAGCATTTTACAAATTCACGCTGTGGAATATGTGCCAGTCAGAATCCCGGTTTTTATAGTCGATTAAAGGCCTATAAGAATGAATATCACCACATGACCGTGCATCCTCCAATACCTTATTCTCAATGTTTACTTTATCAGGCCAATGCGGCAGATAATTCAGCCAGGAGTAATTTTTATGGAATTCAAGGAACTCCTACAGTTGTTATTCATGGTCTTAGTTCAAAAACTGCCAATGGAGTTACGAATGCCGTATTAGATGCAGAACTTAACAAGACCTCCCCATTGGAAATAAAGGTTGTAGAAACCGGGACCCAAAATAGATCTGTTAGTGTCGAAGTTAAAACCATTGGAAATCGTCCTGCCGGTACCTATAAGTTAGTAGTCGTTGCGCTTGAAAAAGAATTGAATTATGCTTCACCAAATGGAGAAAAAATTCATTACAATGTATTTCGGGATTTTGTAAGTTCTGTAAATGGTGACGATATTAATCTGGCTGCAACGGGCTCTTCAGTGACTAAAAATTTCACAATTTCAATTCAACCTTCCTGGGTTGAAAATCAGATTTATATGTTGGCCTGGATACAGGATGTCAACACCAAAGAAGTTTTAAACAGTGGGACAAAATTTGATGGCCTTACAGCAACCCATGAAATTTCCGCAGATCAATTCAGTATTTATCCCAATCCGGTAAAGGACCAACTGAATATCCAATTTAAGCAATCCTTAAGTACAGATAGCAAACTGATTATCAACAATCTTTTTGGGAAGGAAATATATGCTTCTCAATTAAAGAATGGACAAAATCAAGTGCATCTTTCTGTAAGTGACTGGAATCGTGGAATTTATTTTGTTAAAATCCAGACTGGGAAAAAACTGGTCACTAAAAAATGGATTAAGGATTAA
- a CDS encoding DMT family transporter, with translation MMDPGLVGPNAFILFRVISAFVLFWIFTPPSKKIEKGDLKLLIICSICGVAGNQLLFFNGLHLSSPLNAALIMVCTPILVLLIKMLGGSVLTTLQWIGCLLGFTGACYLILHQLGSSKNISSGLGDIMVLLNASLYAYYLIRVPELISKYGAFQTMRWTFGLAFIPVFIFGIGESMEVSFYSFNVYHWLAFAFVLIATSFIAYALNSYALQHSEAELVSNYIYLQPLLASIIAILLKKDVLEWQHFLSGSLIFTGLYLSSRKKNN, from the coding sequence TTGATGGATCCGGGTCTTGTTGGTCCAAATGCTTTTATTTTATTTAGGGTGATCAGTGCATTTGTTTTATTTTGGATTTTTACCCCTCCATCAAAGAAAATTGAGAAAGGCGATTTAAAACTTTTGATCATTTGCTCCATTTGTGGAGTTGCAGGAAATCAACTTTTATTCTTTAATGGCTTGCACTTAAGTTCTCCACTTAACGCGGCATTAATTATGGTCTGTACCCCCATTTTGGTTTTATTGATTAAAATGCTTGGTGGTTCTGTTTTGACAACATTGCAATGGATTGGTTGCTTACTTGGATTTACGGGTGCTTGTTATTTGATTCTGCATCAATTGGGTTCGTCTAAAAATATTTCAAGTGGATTGGGCGATATTATGGTTCTGCTAAATGCCAGTTTATATGCATATTATTTAATCAGAGTACCGGAACTGATTTCAAAATACGGTGCATTTCAAACCATGCGATGGACCTTTGGCCTGGCATTTATTCCAGTATTTATTTTTGGAATTGGTGAATCAATGGAAGTTTCCTTTTATAGTTTTAATGTGTATCATTGGCTGGCATTTGCTTTTGTGTTAATTGCCACCAGCTTTATTGCATATGCATTAAATTCTTACGCGTTGCAACACAGCGAAGCGGAGTTAGTAAGCAATTATATTTATTTGCAACCTCTTTTAGCAAGTATCATTGCAATTTTATTAAAAAAGGATGTACTGGAGTGGCAACATTTTCTATCCGGATCCCTCATTTTTACAGGCTTGTACCTTAGCTCCAGAAAAAAAAATAACTAA
- a CDS encoding tetratricopeptide repeat protein, which produces MPKRTKPDHILSKLITEFEEQGQILHKDHWEEKSYIRLIQHYEKQCQLDKALEVTGLALRLYQYKPDFFLIKAKLLLSLQKPQAAISVLDQAYAFSPFDHEISLLKAKAFALSQQFDESIKIIYDLKCTFSKSDLTELLLVEAFIYETMKDFNKMFDTLKEALTLNPNNHEALEQIWVSVEFSKKYDESVKLHQEIIDKNPYSYLAWYNLGHAYSCLGEYEKAVEALEYSFLINSHFEQGYLDCAELCLQVNMYEKALRCYQEANEMFGPDAELIVYIAECLIKLNRHKEAKLKLQKAIYHDPYNEEIFYYLGECYMAEESWKKAIKAYLEAIDLDDQREEFHAGIALAYEKIGNLRKAETHYRKSANCGLEQSRYWCLFISFLLKNKLFEKAEKTLLRADKYSFGADLLYCRTAFYLLTDSRENGLATLEEALLENSSEHTLLFNLIPELKEDREVISMIRYFSLEENKN; this is translated from the coding sequence ATGCCGAAAAGAACGAAGCCGGATCATATACTCTCAAAACTTATCACAGAATTTGAAGAACAAGGCCAAATCCTGCACAAGGATCACTGGGAGGAAAAATCGTATATTAGATTGATCCAACATTATGAAAAACAATGCCAGCTCGATAAAGCGCTGGAAGTCACTGGTCTCGCCCTGAGACTCTATCAATACAAGCCAGATTTCTTCTTGATAAAAGCTAAATTATTGCTTTCGTTGCAAAAACCACAAGCAGCAATTTCGGTATTAGATCAGGCCTATGCATTCTCTCCTTTTGACCATGAAATTTCATTGTTAAAAGCAAAAGCATTTGCACTATCCCAACAGTTTGATGAAAGCATCAAAATTATTTACGATTTGAAATGCACATTCTCAAAATCCGATTTGACTGAATTATTATTAGTGGAAGCCTTTATCTACGAAACAATGAAAGACTTTAATAAAATGTTCGACACGCTCAAGGAAGCATTAACCTTGAATCCTAACAATCACGAAGCCCTGGAACAAATTTGGGTCAGTGTTGAGTTTTCTAAAAAATATGATGAAAGTGTAAAACTTCACCAGGAAATCATAGATAAAAATCCATATTCTTATTTAGCCTGGTATAATTTAGGTCATGCCTATTCCTGTTTGGGTGAATATGAAAAAGCCGTTGAAGCGCTGGAATATTCATTTCTGATCAACAGTCATTTCGAACAGGGCTACCTGGATTGTGCAGAATTGTGTCTGCAAGTCAATATGTACGAAAAAGCATTGCGTTGCTATCAGGAAGCCAATGAAATGTTTGGACCAGATGCCGAGCTCATCGTTTACATCGCGGAATGCCTGATTAAATTAAATAGACACAAGGAAGCAAAATTAAAATTACAAAAAGCAATCTATCACGATCCATATAATGAAGAAATTTTCTATTATTTGGGAGAATGTTATATGGCTGAGGAAAGCTGGAAAAAGGCAATTAAAGCCTATTTGGAAGCCATAGACCTGGATGATCAACGGGAAGAATTCCATGCCGGAATCGCTTTGGCATATGAGAAAATTGGCAATCTCCGCAAAGCGGAAACCCATTATCGAAAATCAGCTAATTGTGGCCTTGAACAAAGTCGTTATTGGTGTTTGTTTATTAGCTTTTTATTAAAAAATAAATTATTTGAAAAGGCTGAAAAAACTTTATTGCGGGCTGATAAATATAGCTTTGGTGCTGATTTATTGTATTGCCGGACTGCTTTCTATTTATTGACCGATTCCAGAGAAAATGGATTGGCAACTCTTGAAGAAGCATTGTTGGAAAACTCCAGTGAACATACCCTGTTGTTTAATCTGATTCCTGAATTAAAAGAGGATCGTGAGGTCATCAGTATGATTCGATATTTTTCATTAGAAGAAAACAAGAACTAA
- a CDS encoding UvrD-helicase domain-containing protein, translating to MPSTFLTDLNDVQRDAVTITDGPVMVIAGPGSGKTRVLTFRLAYLIESGIKPYQILSLTFTNKAAREMTERISQLVGPEVRKVWSGTFHSIFARILRVEASKIGYPPFFSIYDTEDSKSLLNEIIKELNLNTKSYNVNSIRSRISSAKSNLITPIMYEKDSILLEQDSENGMPETYKIYRKYTQNCIKAGAMDFDDLLLQLFRLFQENPDQVLEKYRKQFRYVLVDEFQDTNYLQYAIIKKLVLYPGSPRNICIVGDDAQSIYAFRGATIKNILDFEQDFPDAKMFKLEQNYRSTPHIVKAANDVINYNVRQIKKEIWTEKDTGHKIKLLKCATDVEEGRKVADFIVELKNRYHLKNREIAILYRTNAQSRIFEEQLRRLNIPYKVFGGMSFYQRKEIKDFLAYLRLIINLKDNEAFKRIINYPKRGIGDSTVDKFIAFATANDCSLWEATNHFDLSPRISQSIKQFKLQIEEVRQFAAKSDAYNTANYAFKLSGLSTELKQDMTNEGIQRLENVMSLLDGIKSFTEQDEFDENESSDRSLAAYLHSISLITELDEADPESDYVHLMSVHSAKGLEFNAVIVAGLEENLFPSYMVQKDPDQLDEERRLFYVAITRAKQHLALSYANTRYVFGNLRMCEASRFVEEIDPERMEMDKSIRNAVFDLTDEAKAPKQKWSLSKPKFTQEQIQNFIPSASDLIQTGMMVIHQKFGRGKVIAIEGNKDNKVATILFSEIDNPQRKIILKFAKLQIVN from the coding sequence ATGCCAAGTACATTTTTAACAGATCTCAATGATGTCCAGCGGGATGCTGTGACCATTACGGATGGTCCTGTAATGGTTATAGCTGGACCAGGATCCGGTAAAACAAGGGTACTGACCTTTCGCCTGGCTTATTTAATTGAAAGTGGGATCAAGCCATACCAAATATTATCCTTGACTTTTACCAATAAAGCCGCCCGTGAAATGACAGAGCGAATCAGTCAATTGGTGGGCCCTGAAGTGCGTAAAGTTTGGAGTGGAACGTTTCACAGTATTTTCGCCAGAATCCTTCGGGTAGAAGCATCTAAAATTGGATATCCACCTTTTTTCTCTATTTATGATACAGAAGACAGCAAAAGTCTTTTAAATGAAATCATTAAAGAATTAAATCTTAATACTAAATCTTATAATGTAAATTCCATTCGATCCAGAATCTCTTCTGCAAAATCAAATCTCATTACTCCGATAATGTATGAGAAAGATTCTATTTTATTAGAGCAAGATTCGGAAAATGGAATGCCTGAAACATACAAGATCTATAGAAAATATACTCAAAATTGTATCAAAGCAGGTGCAATGGATTTTGATGACCTACTCTTGCAATTGTTTCGACTTTTTCAGGAAAATCCAGACCAGGTTCTTGAAAAATACAGGAAACAATTTCGGTATGTTTTAGTCGATGAGTTTCAGGATACCAATTACCTGCAATATGCTATTATAAAGAAATTGGTCTTGTATCCGGGTAGCCCTCGAAATATCTGTATTGTTGGAGATGATGCACAAAGTATTTATGCATTTCGAGGGGCAACCATTAAGAATATTCTGGATTTTGAACAAGATTTTCCAGATGCCAAAATGTTTAAACTCGAACAGAATTACAGAAGCACACCGCATATTGTAAAAGCAGCAAATGATGTAATTAATTACAACGTTCGTCAAATCAAAAAGGAAATCTGGACAGAAAAGGATACGGGTCATAAGATTAAATTATTGAAATGTGCTACAGACGTTGAAGAAGGACGAAAAGTTGCAGATTTTATCGTTGAATTAAAAAATCGATATCATTTAAAAAATCGGGAGATAGCTATTTTATACAGAACCAATGCACAATCCAGGATATTTGAAGAGCAATTGCGCAGACTTAACATTCCCTATAAAGTTTTTGGTGGGATGTCCTTTTATCAGCGAAAAGAAATTAAAGATTTTCTAGCCTATCTTCGATTGATTATTAATTTAAAAGATAATGAAGCATTTAAACGTATAATAAATTATCCCAAGCGAGGAATTGGCGATTCTACAGTTGATAAATTTATTGCCTTTGCTACAGCCAATGATTGCTCTTTATGGGAGGCAACCAATCATTTTGATTTAAGTCCAAGAATTTCTCAGAGTATCAAGCAATTTAAATTGCAGATAGAGGAGGTGAGACAATTTGCTGCAAAATCAGATGCATACAACACAGCAAATTATGCGTTTAAACTTTCTGGATTGTCTACAGAATTAAAGCAAGATATGACCAATGAAGGCATCCAGCGTTTGGAAAACGTCATGTCTTTATTAGATGGTATTAAATCTTTTACCGAGCAGGATGAGTTTGATGAAAATGAATCATCAGACCGCTCATTGGCTGCTTATTTGCATTCTATATCCTTAATTACCGAGTTGGATGAAGCAGACCCTGAGTCCGATTATGTGCATTTAATGTCGGTGCATTCAGCGAAGGGTCTTGAATTTAATGCAGTGATCGTAGCGGGTCTTGAAGAAAATTTATTTCCTAGCTACATGGTGCAAAAAGATCCCGATCAGTTAGATGAAGAGCGAAGACTATTTTATGTGGCAATTACCCGGGCTAAACAACATCTTGCATTGTCTTATGCAAATACGCGTTATGTTTTTGGAAATCTGAGAATGTGTGAAGCCAGTCGTTTTGTTGAAGAAATTGATCCAGAACGAATGGAAATGGATAAATCGATCCGCAATGCGGTTTTTGATTTGACAGATGAAGCAAAAGCACCAAAACAGAAATGGTCTTTGTCCAAACCAAAATTTACCCAAGAGCAGATTCAAAATTTTATTCCAAGTGCATCCGACTTAATTCAAACTGGAATGATGGTAATTCATCAAAAATTTGGAAGAGGTAAAGTAATTGCTATTGAAGGAAATAAAGATAACAAAGTGGCAACCATTCTGTTTTCAGAAATTGACAATCCACAACGTAAAATCATACTTAAATTCGCCAAGTTGCAAATTGTAAATTAA
- a CDS encoding HAMP domain-containing histidine kinase encodes MQLFLLLLYAGIGYAVFNASRKEEQNRIWVGMAKETAHQLGTPISGMMGWIEHLRTNTLSQAEQEQVINEMEYDVQKLQQVAERFSKIGSKPELILTDLLPVLESCKNYIAARASRNIQFEILQKDHSKFLASININLFSWVIENLLRNSLDAMDQSGRIEFDLMEDSHWIYLDIKDSGKGIPNSQWKTIFKPGFTTKTRGWGLGLSLARRIIENYHQGKIYVKNAEIGKGTTISIQLPRTNNF; translated from the coding sequence GTGCAATTGTTTCTCTTGTTATTGTATGCTGGAATTGGTTATGCAGTATTTAATGCATCCCGTAAAGAAGAACAAAACAGGATTTGGGTGGGAATGGCTAAAGAGACTGCACATCAATTAGGGACACCGATTTCAGGTATGATGGGTTGGATCGAGCATTTACGAACCAATACCCTGAGTCAAGCAGAACAAGAGCAGGTAATTAATGAGATGGAATACGATGTCCAGAAGCTTCAACAAGTTGCAGAACGATTTTCAAAAATTGGTTCAAAACCGGAGTTGATCTTGACAGATTTATTACCTGTTTTGGAATCTTGTAAAAATTACATAGCAGCAAGGGCATCAAGGAATATTCAGTTTGAAATCTTACAAAAAGACCATTCAAAATTTTTAGCCTCCATAAATATCAATCTATTTTCATGGGTTATCGAAAATTTGCTTAGAAATTCATTGGATGCCATGGATCAGAGTGGACGCATCGAATTTGATTTAATGGAAGATTCTCATTGGATTTATCTGGATATAAAAGATTCAGGCAAAGGGATTCCAAATTCACAGTGGAAAACGATTTTCAAACCTGGATTTACCACTAAAACCCGTGGATGGGGACTTGGGCTTTCATTGGCCCGCCGGATCATTGAGAATTATCATCAGGGAAAGATTTATGTCAAAAACGCAGAGATCGGTAAAGGAACCACAATTTCTATTCAATTACCCCGAACAAATAATTTCTAA